A DNA window from Amycolatopsis sp. DSM 110486 contains the following coding sequences:
- a CDS encoding nuclear transport factor 2 family protein, which yields MSENEIRDLLAERTAAMYAKDPARLVAGYAEGAVKFDLAPPLRTTGASAEFLTKWFGTFDSPVTYEYTEVEVTESGDLAFTTALAKMSAVPAGMSEPFTLWFRSTLAFRRVDGAWRIVHEHSSTPFHMDGSFRAAIDLQP from the coding sequence ATGTCCGAGAACGAGATCCGCGACCTGCTGGCCGAGCGCACCGCGGCCATGTACGCCAAGGACCCCGCGCGCCTGGTGGCGGGCTACGCCGAGGGTGCCGTGAAGTTCGACCTGGCGCCGCCGCTGCGCACCACCGGCGCGTCCGCTGAGTTCCTCACGAAGTGGTTCGGCACGTTCGACAGCCCGGTGACCTACGAGTACACCGAGGTCGAAGTGACCGAGTCCGGCGACCTGGCCTTCACCACGGCGCTGGCGAAGATGTCGGCCGTGCCGGCGGGGATGAGCGAACCGTTCACGCTGTGGTTCCGCTCGACGCTGGCCTTCCGTCGCGTCGACGGCGCGTGGCGGATCGTGCACGAGCACAGCTCGACGCCGTTCCACATGGACGGTTCGTTCCGGGCGGCCATCGATCTGCAGCCGTGA